Genomic segment of Natronoarchaeum philippinense:
GGCAGCGGCGCCGCTCAGTCGTTTTACGGCCGATGGGCCGCGCTGTACGACGCCCTCGCTCGGTACACTCCCGGAATCGGGTCGCTCCGCGAGCGGGCGGCCGCGGCGCTGGAACTCGACCGGGGCGACACCGTCGTCGAGATGGGTTGTGGAACGGGCGCGAACCTGCCGTATCTCCGCGAGCAAGTCGGCGCCGAAGGAACCGTCGTCGGAATCGACTTCACGCGTCCTGTCCTCGATCGGGCGCGCAAGTCCGTCGCCGAGTACGACAACGTCCACGTCGTCCGCGGGGACGCGACCCAACCGCCGATCGACGCCGCTGATTCCGCGTCGGACCTCCAAGCGGCCGACGCCGCCGATCCCTCGCCGAACCTCCAAGCGATCGACGGCGTTCTGGCGACGTTCGTCGTCGGCATGCTCGACGACCCCGCCGCCGCGGTCGATGACTGGTGCAACTTGGTCGGTCCCGGCGGGAACGTCGTGCTCGTCGACGCGGCCAGCAGCGACCACCGATCCGCGCCAATCGTCAACGCCGCGTTTCGCGCCCTCGTCGTCCTCTCGACGCCGCCGACGACGCGGCTTCGCTACGACCGGGACCCGCAAGCGACGCTCGATCAGCGTGTCGAGGCTGCCCGCGACGCGCTACGAGAGCGTTCGGGCGCGACGGCCCACGAGACGCACGCACTCGGCGTCGTCAGGCTGACCGGCGGTCGGATTGATTAAGACTCTACAGACAATCGGATCGACCGATCCGTCACAGCTGACTGATCCTTCGGTTGTCGGTGGCAGTTGGACCGATGACCAGCTTTATTCCACCACCGTCCTTGCTGTACGACATGACTGATCGACGACTACTCGCCGTGGTTGCGGTCCTCTCGCTCGTGCTCGCGGGCTGTTCCGCGCCGGCCGCCCCTGTCGGACAGTCGGACGTAGCCGGCACCGCCTCGTCCGACGCCGACGTGTCGGCTGGCTCGGACGCACAGGACGAGAGCGCCGACTCGGACGCCAGCGGCTCTGATGGATCCGATTCGGACGCAAGCGGCTCTGACGCTGCCGAGTCCGACCCCGACCCCGACACCGCAGAGCGCTCGCTCTCGTTCGATCCCGATCCCGTCTGGGAGCGCGTCACGACGCTGATGGCGTCCGACGCCGAACAGCCGCCCCTGACCGTCGGCGTTCCCGGTGCCACCGCTGGACAGGCGTTCGCTCCCGACCGATCGACGTTCAAGCAGGCGCTGAACGCGTCGGCGGCCGCGAGCGCCTCGGACGCAAGCGGCCCCCGCGGCGTCACGACGCCCTTCGGCGTCTACGTCGAACCCGGCGGCGGTCCGCCGGTCGTCGTCGAGCAGGTGCTCGCCCACGAGTACGCACACGCGGTCCAGTACGCCGACTCGATGTTCGCCCCGTGGCTCACCGAGCCGGTGCGCTCGACCGACCAGCAGATGACCCAGACGGCCCTGATCGAGGGCGGGGCGACCTACGTCGGCGACGTGTACACCGAACGCTACCTCTCTGACGTGCCCCTGCAGTCCGAGCAGATGCGCCGGAGCTACGAGCGCGCCGCGGCCGGCGATCGGTTCTTCGTGGCGCCGTACTACTTCGGCGCCGAGTACGTCGACCGGCGACTCGACTCACCGGCCGACCTGCAGTCGGTCTACGACAACCCGGCGTACAACACGGCCGAGTTGCTCCACGGCGAGGGCGCGGGCGAGCAACTGCCGATGTCGATCGCGGTCGACACGAGCGACGGCGACTGGACTGCGACGAGTCGGGACAAGAAAGGCGAACTCTACACTCGCATCGCGCTCCGCGCGACGCTGGACGGCGACGCCGCGGCGACTGCGGCGGCCGGCTGGGGCAACGACTCGGCGATCTCGTTCGACCACGACGGCGGCGACCCGGACGCCTTCGTCTGGGCGCTCCGGTGGGACACCGCGACCGACGCCGACGAGTTCGTCGCGGCCTTCGAGCGAAGTCTCGACCGGCGGACCGACGACTGGGCCGACCGCACGCGCGTCGAGTACCTGAGCGACCGGACCGTCACGGTCGTGATGGGTCCCGACGCCTTCCGCGAAGGGACCACGATCACTGGCACTGCGGGCGATCTCAGTATCGACGTCGACGCGGCGGCCGACAGCGGCTGGTTCCAGCGCGACGCCGCTTCCACTCTCTCCTCTGCTGCCCCGCCCGCGGCGTCCTGACGCCGCTGTGGCCGCGGCTGTGCCCGGTCTGTCGGCGGTGGCCAGAGCTTCCCGTAGCCCAACCGTTATTTCTCCCAGCACCCCACCGACGGTATGGACCTTTCTGTCGTCGACCTCTCTCCGGTCCCCGACGGCGGCACCGCGACCGAGGCGTACCAGAACACCGTCGAAGCCGCCCAGCAGGCCGAGCGACTCGGCTACACGCGATTCTGGGTCGCCGAGCATCACGGGATGGCCAGCCGGCTCGCCGGCACGACGCCCGAAGTGCTGCTCGGTAACCTCGCGGCCGAGACCGACGAAATTCGACTGGGATCTGGTGCCGTGCTGCTCAACCACTACAGCCCGTTCAAGGTCGCAGAGCAGTTCGGCGCGCTGGACGGTCTCGCGCCGGGACGCATCGACGCCGGACTCGGGCGAGCGAACGGCTCGCCGGCCTCGGACCGCGCGCTGGGAACCGAGCGCCACGTCGAGAATCCCGACGAGGATCACGCCGAGAAGGTCGAATCGGTCATCAATCATCTGTACGACGATTTCCCCGAGGAACACCCCTACAGCGACCTGTCGGTCCCCCGTTCCGGCGCCGAGCCGCCCGAGCCGTGGGTGCTCGGATCGAGCACGTCGAGCGCGGCCATCGCGGGCGAACTCGGGCTGCCGTTCTGTTTCGCGGCGTTCATCCGTCCGCAGTTCGCCACCCACGCCTTCGAGGAGTACCGCGACCGGTTCCAGTCGTCGGAGCTGGCTGGCGGCGTCGACGAGCCGGCTGGCATGGTCGCGGTGAATGCAGTTGCCGCCGAGACCGATGAGGAAGCCGCCCGGCGCCGGGCGGTCGCCGAAGCGTCGTTCAAGCGCATGCAACGCGGCGTCGTCGGCTCGACGCCGACCGTCGAGGAGGCGATCGACGAACTCGGCGGCGTCCCCGAGCCGACGCCCGCGACGCTCGACGACGACGAGTGGCCGCGCGCGATCTCGGGCAGCCCGGAGACGCTGGCCGGCCTCCTCGACCAACTCGCAGACCGCGTCGGCGTCGACGAAGTGATGATCCAGCACGTCCTCGCCGACCACGAGGACGCGCTGCGCTCGCACGAACTCATCGCCGAGGGCGTCGGCGTCGATCCGCGGTGAAAAACGGGGGCTACGGGACCTGAGAACGGGGCTACGGGACCTGAAACGCAGG
This window contains:
- a CDS encoding class I SAM-dependent methyltransferase, giving the protein MPPSNGGSGAAQSFYGRWAALYDALARYTPGIGSLRERAAAALELDRGDTVVEMGCGTGANLPYLREQVGAEGTVVGIDFTRPVLDRARKSVAEYDNVHVVRGDATQPPIDAADSASDLQAADAADPSPNLQAIDGVLATFVVGMLDDPAAAVDDWCNLVGPGGNVVLVDAASSDHRSAPIVNAAFRALVVLSTPPTTRLRYDRDPQATLDQRVEAARDALRERSGATAHETHALGVVRLTGGRID
- a CDS encoding LLM class flavin-dependent oxidoreductase, yielding MDLSVVDLSPVPDGGTATEAYQNTVEAAQQAERLGYTRFWVAEHHGMASRLAGTTPEVLLGNLAAETDEIRLGSGAVLLNHYSPFKVAEQFGALDGLAPGRIDAGLGRANGSPASDRALGTERHVENPDEDHAEKVESVINHLYDDFPEEHPYSDLSVPRSGAEPPEPWVLGSSTSSAAIAGELGLPFCFAAFIRPQFATHAFEEYRDRFQSSELAGGVDEPAGMVAVNAVAAETDEEAARRRAVAEASFKRMQRGVVGSTPTVEEAIDELGGVPEPTPATLDDDEWPRAISGSPETLAGLLDQLADRVGVDEVMIQHVLADHEDALRSHELIAEGVGVDPR